In Marinilabiliales bacterium, a single window of DNA contains:
- a CDS encoding DUF3127 domain-containing protein: MNVVLEGKVLQILPAQSGTGKNGPWVKQDFIIETPGDFARKICISAWGDRAEEAGALQAGDQVSVNVNIESREFNERWYTDVKAWKIEKAVSPDTPVPPPGEDVPPPSDEDLLPF; this comes from the coding sequence ATGAATGTAGTTCTTGAAGGCAAAGTTCTGCAAATCCTTCCTGCGCAAAGCGGAACAGGCAAAAACGGCCCATGGGTAAAACAGGATTTCATTATTGAGACACCGGGCGATTTTGCAAGGAAAATATGTATCAGCGCCTGGGGGGACAGGGCTGAAGAAGCAGGTGCACTTCAGGCCGGCGATCAGGTTTCGGTAAACGTCAACATAGAATCAAGGGAGTTCAATGAACGGTGGTATACCGATGTAAAGGCATGGAAAATTGAAAAGGCTGTTTCGCCGGATACTCCGGTGCCGCCACCCGGGGAAGATGTGCCCCCTCCCTCTGACGAAGATCTTTTGCCATTCTGA
- a CDS encoding FKBP-type peptidyl-prolyl cis-trans isomerase, producing MKFKILTTLLLSLTIVFNSCGQGRTERSDLKTEADTISYAIGITFGHSLMTSGLEDINPEAIALAISEMINNESTMFNPEEANMYLNEYFAKMQFGENLEEGENFLAENMLREGVTVTESGIQYEVIEMGEGPRPSAEDEVVVHYRGTLIDGTEFDSSYSRNEPAQFQLNRVIPGWTEALQLMPVGSKWRIFIPQDLAYGANPRQGGMIEPYMMLIFEVELLDIVSD from the coding sequence ATGAAATTCAAAATTCTAACAACACTTTTACTCTCACTGACAATTGTTTTTAATTCCTGCGGACAAGGCAGGACTGAAAGGTCAGACCTGAAAACGGAGGCAGACACCATAAGTTATGCAATTGGTATAACATTCGGACACAGTCTCATGACGAGCGGCCTGGAAGATATTAATCCTGAAGCTATAGCGCTTGCCATATCAGAAATGATAAATAATGAGAGCACTATGTTTAACCCGGAGGAAGCAAATATGTACCTTAATGAGTACTTCGCGAAGATGCAGTTTGGCGAAAACCTTGAAGAGGGAGAGAATTTCCTTGCTGAAAACATGCTGAGAGAGGGCGTGACAGTCACCGAATCAGGTATTCAGTATGAGGTTATTGAGATGGGTGAAGGTCCGCGTCCGTCGGCAGAAGATGAGGTGGTAGTGCATTACAGGGGAACACTTATTGACGGTACCGAGTTTGACAGCTCCTACTCAAGGAATGAGCCCGCACAATTCCAGCTTAACCGTGTTATTCCAGGATGGACAGAAGCACTGCAGCTGATGCCTGTCGGGTCAAAGTGGAGGATTTTCATACCCCAGGATCTGGCATATGGTGCCAATCCGAGGCAGGGTGGGATGATTGAACCCTACATGATGCTAATATTTGAGGTGGAACTTCTTGATATAGTCTCTGATTAA
- a CDS encoding SAM-dependent methyltransferase, which produces MQRIIKITDDGSPTFYVPYLNEYYHSLYGARDESEHVFIENGFRKSDKKVVSVFEVGLGTGLNAWLTCLEAEKSDRTVVYHSVELFPLERAEWSQFEKHLGADKPNSFFRKIHECSWGAETAISSRFRIKKIICDITGYETASKYDIVYFDAFGPDVQPEMWTVEIFSKISSMMSDGGLLSTYSSKGEVRRNMQAGGLRVIRVPGPRGKRQITLAFKSFEEPNKTK; this is translated from the coding sequence ATGCAGCGTATCATTAAGATAACTGACGACGGCTCACCCACCTTCTATGTACCCTATTTGAATGAGTATTACCACTCATTGTATGGCGCCCGGGATGAATCTGAACATGTATTTATTGAAAATGGGTTCAGAAAATCGGACAAGAAGGTTGTTTCAGTTTTTGAAGTTGGGCTCGGTACCGGACTGAATGCCTGGCTGACATGCCTGGAGGCAGAAAAAAGCGACAGAACGGTTGTTTATCACTCTGTGGAGTTGTTTCCGCTTGAAAGAGCCGAATGGAGTCAATTTGAAAAGCACCTGGGAGCAGATAAGCCGAATTCCTTTTTCAGAAAAATACATGAATGCAGTTGGGGAGCAGAGACAGCAATTTCTTCCCGGTTCAGAATTAAAAAAATAATATGTGACATAACCGGGTACGAAACTGCCAGTAAATACGATATTGTCTATTTTGATGCATTCGGCCCGGATGTGCAACCTGAAATGTGGACAGTTGAAATCTTTTCGAAAATATCATCTATGATGAGTGACGGAGGACTGCTTTCCACATACTCCTCAAAGGGAGAAGTGAGAAGAAATATGCAGGCGGGGGGACTCAGGGTCATACGTGTACCCGGTCCCCGCGGAAAAAGGCAAATCACATTGGCTTTCAAATCTTTTGAAGAACCAAACAAAACAAAATAA
- a CDS encoding peptidase S41 gives MHKLIFISLFIATIVLSCEKLLIESDCEDTPVNNFELMWEIIDRNYSFFEYKNINWDSIYDSYRPRISNELSDSELFQVLSGMLFELRDGHVNLYSGFGNSRNVEWYSLFSPNFNSELLEQYYLIDDYETWGPFYTKVFDSIGYVYIGSFSERINNADIDAVIERLYDTRGIIFDVRNNSGGFGSSGEIITGRFADKRRLVSYTLYKSGPGHNDFTAPQPNFVGPLGDKQYTGKVVVLTNRRVYSATNDFVLYMSSLPHVTIMGDTTGGGGGTPYDYELYNGWRFRIPRTMTLAYNGFNVENGIPPDINVRLSANDLRDGIDTIIEAALEHISGTNTSKN, from the coding sequence ATGCACAAGTTAATCTTTATATCACTGTTTATTGCCACGATCGTTTTATCCTGCGAAAAGCTGCTGATAGAAAGTGATTGCGAGGACACCCCGGTAAACAACTTTGAGCTTATGTGGGAAATAATAGACCGGAATTACTCCTTCTTTGAATACAAAAATATAAATTGGGATTCTATTTACGACAGTTACCGGCCCCGTATCAGCAATGAACTTTCAGACAGTGAGCTTTTTCAAGTTTTATCCGGAATGCTCTTTGAACTGCGTGACGGCCACGTAAATCTCTATTCGGGTTTCGGCAACTCGAGAAATGTGGAATGGTATTCTTTATTCTCACCCAATTTCAACTCTGAACTTCTTGAACAATATTACCTTATTGACGATTATGAAACCTGGGGACCGTTTTACACCAAAGTGTTTGATTCCATAGGCTATGTTTATATAGGCTCTTTTTCAGAAAGAATAAATAACGCCGATATCGATGCTGTTATTGAAAGGCTCTATGATACAAGGGGAATAATTTTTGATGTAAGGAACAACAGCGGCGGATTTGGCAGTAGCGGTGAAATTATCACGGGAAGATTTGCCGACAAAAGAAGGCTTGTATCCTACACGCTCTACAAATCCGGTCCGGGACATAATGACTTCACCGCGCCCCAACCCAATTTTGTTGGCCCGCTGGGCGACAAGCAATATACCGGGAAGGTGGTTGTCCTTACAAACAGGAGGGTTTACAGTGCAACAAACGACTTCGTGCTTTATATGTCATCACTCCCTCATGTCACCATAATGGGTGACACAACTGGCGGTGGCGGAGGCACACCATATGATTATGAGTTATATAACGGATGGCGTTTCAGGATACCGAGGACTATGACGCTGGCATATAATGGTTTTAATGTGGAGAACGGCATCCCGCCCGACATCAACGTCCGTCTGTCTGCAAACGATTTAAGAGACGGTATTGACACAATAATTGAGGCTGCCCTTGAACACATTTCCGGAACAAATACCTCAAAGAACTGA
- a CDS encoding ribonuclease Z: MSFSFTILGSSSAVPTSERFPSAHVVNIHERFFLLDCGEGTQIQLRRNSISFSRINHILISHVHGDHTFGLFGLISTMSLLGRNTDLHIYAHPVLEQVLNDHSKYYYEHPLPFNLVFHPVGSSRSRLIFEDDKLEVHTIPMKHRVPTCGFLFREKAPLLNIRKEMVKFHDIPVREIMNIKQGEDFVAADGNVIPNRVLTLPPVKPRSLAYCTDTKYTESILPHIKGVDILYHEATYLHNMLERARETGHTTARQAGIIAAKAGAAKLIIGHFSARYKTVDALVEEASEEFPGTLPANEGDCHLVEQVRMARQG, from the coding sequence GTGTCGTTTTCATTCACAATACTGGGAAGCAGTTCGGCTGTGCCCACCTCAGAAAGATTTCCTTCCGCTCATGTTGTAAATATACATGAGCGGTTTTTCTTATTGGACTGCGGTGAAGGAACCCAGATACAGCTCAGGAGGAACAGTATCAGTTTTAGCAGGATAAACCATATTCTCATATCTCATGTTCATGGAGACCATACCTTCGGACTATTCGGACTAATCAGCACAATGAGTCTCCTGGGAAGAAATACCGACCTCCATATTTATGCACACCCAGTGCTGGAGCAGGTCCTGAATGACCACAGTAAATACTACTATGAACATCCGTTGCCATTCAACCTGGTGTTTCATCCGGTTGGCTCATCCAGAAGCAGGCTGATCTTTGAAGACGACAAGCTTGAGGTCCATACTATTCCCATGAAACACAGGGTGCCCACATGCGGGTTCCTCTTCAGGGAAAAAGCTCCGCTGCTGAACATCAGGAAAGAGATGGTCAAATTCCATGACATCCCCGTAAGGGAAATCATGAATATAAAACAGGGAGAGGACTTTGTTGCTGCCGACGGGAACGTAATTCCCAACAGGGTACTGACCCTTCCCCCCGTAAAACCAAGGTCACTGGCCTATTGTACCGACACAAAATACACAGAATCAATACTTCCCCATATAAAGGGAGTCGACATCCTCTACCATGAAGCCACCTACCTCCATAATATGCTTGAACGTGCCAGGGAAACCGGTCATACAACTGCAAGGCAGGCAGGTATTATTGCTGCAAAAGCCGGAGCAGCCAAGCTCATAATAGGACACTTTTCTGCCAGGTATAAAACCGTTGATGCACTGGTAGAAGAGGCGAGCGAGGAGTTTCCCGGAACCCTCCCGGCGAATGAAGGTGACTGCCACCTTGTCGAACAGGTCAGAATGGCCCGGCAGGGATAA
- a CDS encoding anti-sigma factor antagonist, with product MEFNIEKLENYTKIQVLEEKLDTHVAPALKSELVLISGKGEKNVVMDLGNCKYCDSSGLSAILVANRLCKNAGGIFVLTGLNDAVERLITISQLDTVLNITPSVEDAAKFIETENA from the coding sequence ATGGAATTCAATATTGAAAAGCTTGAAAATTACACAAAGATACAGGTGCTGGAAGAAAAGCTGGATACGCACGTTGCACCTGCTCTCAAGTCAGAGCTAGTGCTGATTTCCGGAAAAGGCGAAAAAAATGTCGTTATGGATCTGGGCAATTGTAAATACTGCGACTCATCCGGGTTGAGCGCCATACTTGTTGCCAACCGGCTTTGCAAGAATGCCGGCGGCATCTTTGTGCTTACAGGGCTGAATGATGCTGTTGAAAGGCTTATAACTATTTCGCAGCTTGATACGGTGCTTAACATTACCCCGTCGGTTGAAGATGCAGCCAAATTCATCGAGACCGAAAATGCCTGA